gttctcgAAGAGTTCTGATTGATCTTTGAGTGCATATGTTTGTCTTGGGAGGGCAACGTTGTATATTATATCttacataaaaatatgttaCTTTAATTTTCACGAATTTATGAAGAGCCTTGGAGATTTATGCTCATGCATATATATCTGCATCACGAAAAAGTTCTCAACTGATATAACGTAGTGCGcacttcttttctttttcatcaatggaaGCGGAGAACTATATTGCTGGAAACATAAACGGCGATGCCAATGGCGATGGTGATGGCTACACAAGACGGAAGTTCTTGAGTACTTGCTAAATGAAGAGTGCATACTTACAGGCATGTGACACGTTACTTGACTAACAAAACTACAAAacatacaaaaaatacataatcTATACAAGATATCTAATCATTACAATCGAGGTGCGCAGATCGTTTTTCAAGCTCACACTTGATCTAGAATTTCGTTCACAGCGGCAAGTGGCCCTTTATCATAGACTGTCTCGAGCGAGTGGGTTAACTGCGCAACAAAGGCCTTGTTTTCACGAATCTCAGGACTGAAAAGAACTTCGATGTTCAGCAATTCGTGGGGATCTCTACCGCCCTTAACAGCAGCTGCCTTCAAAATTGGGGCCATAGGGTCCTCAATTTCAAATGGTTTTCCGTTCATGTCCACACCGGTCAAATAACGGAACCAACCAGCGACACATACGGCCAATAGCTTGTACTTGCCGTTTGGTTTACGCAGCTGCTCGTAGATGGAGGGTAAAACGTACTTAGGCATCTTACCTGAGCCCATTAAACAGATACGGGCAACGGTGTCCTGAATTGCTGGGTTAGAGAATCTTTCCAACACAGACGCAGTGTACTCTTCGAAATCGACGCCTGGCACTTTGGGTAACAATGGGATAACTTCCTCATGCATTAGAACACGGATATACTTGTTGATAGTTGGGTCGTTGACAACCTCATGTATATAGGTGTAGCCTGCCAAGTATCCCAAGTATCCCATAGCGGAGTGCCCACCGTTAAGCAGACGCAGCTTCATCAATTCATAGGAGTCCACATCTTTGACGACCTGGACGCCAACAAGTTCCCAAGGAGGACGGCCGTCAGAGAAGTTGTCCTCAAGAACCCATTGGATGAAGGGCTCGGCAACAACCGGACATAGGTCCTTAATTCCCCATGTGTCAGCGACATACTTACGCTCCTTGTCGGTACAGCGTGGTGTCACACGATCAACCATGCTGTTGGGAGAAGTGACCTTGTCTTCAATCCAAGcagcaaatttttcatccttctttAGCTTGGCGAACGCAACAAGCATAGTCTTGACCGTGACACCGTTCTGGGGCATGTTATCGCACGACATGATGGTGAAGGGAGTGAGGCCTTTTTTGTAACGCAGTAATAGAGCCTCGTACAGGTACCCGTAGAGAGTGTCCGGCTTCTCTGGGTGATTCAGATCGTTGACAATCTCGGGAGCATCAGCCATCAAAGAGTTTGTTGCCTCACTGTGGTAGTAACCGTTTTCGGTGACGGTCAGAGATACAATGTGTGTGTCTGGACTGgccatcttttcaataacagCTCTTGGATCATCGGGTGCGTACATATAAGCGGTGATGGAACCTACAACGTAGGCATTGGCGTCTTTGATACCGCGCTCCACGACGGTGTACAGGCAATCTTGGGCCTTCATGGCATCGCGCATCGCAGCATCTGCCTTCATTAAACCAACACCGCAGATGGACCAGTCTTTCAAATTGTGGTCCTGCATCAAGCGATGCATGAAAACGGCCAAATGGGAACGGTGGAATGCACCGACCCCTAGATGGACGATCCCTTGTTTAACACCTTCTCTGTTGTAAGTAGGTATTGGTAAGGCAGATTGAAAACTCTTGAGAGTTTTAGCATTCAAACTGGTAGTTTTTGTTTCGTCTTgttttgtcattttcttatattgttaatttttttctttttatatctATTTTATCCCTGAATGTGAAGAACAATACCGAGAAAAATCTATTCGACAATTCTACAGTTCTACAATCGCTGCTTgctatttatatatgaaaCTTAATGAAATTGGGTGATATTTCAGATTTTGAGCTGGTAGCCATCCCATCTTTCCCCACCCCCCAAAACACGATGATTTCTCTGAAGGTAGCGAAATGTAGAAGATTGTTGCGCTTATTCTACTGGGACGGTGCCCACGCCAAGAAGAGAGCAACCGAGTGGTGGGATGGCGTGGGGACCCAGGCACAAAGgcaaataccaaaaaagATTCCGACAGGCACAGTGCCCCCACGCTGCATTACCCCGCGACCCCTTATTTGCTAAGACGCCTTGCAGGAAATAAGGTTTTCGGGGCCAATTTCTCGCAAGCGGCACACAAGTATATTATCGAGACTGGCGGGCTACATGCAGCTTCAGTTTAGCATATATCGGGCGAGCGTTCCCGAATCTCGTTCGGAActtgttgtttttattggCTACTTCAGCAGCTGAAAAGGCTTCCTTTAATCATGTTTTAATATGTTAGTTGGGAATTCAGCAGTATTGATTCATCAGCGTTAATACATCGCAGTATATTGCCcttaaaaaattcatccGGACGaaataaaatcaaattaATTAAATTGAAACGTAAATATCTATAGTTACATAAAGTATTACAATCTTTTAGGCCGCAAGACGAGGTACCGCACAATGgcaataataaaaatttcgTGAAACATATTACCACTGAAAATTAGTAAATACAGTGAACgaacaaaaggaaaagcgAACGATTAGAATTCtgacaaaaataaactcGATTTTCATCTCAAATAACGGGGATATTCTTTGCCAAGTATTCATAGTACTGTGGCTTACATTTGTAATTTAACAAATCTTCGATAGCGGAACCGTATTTAATCAACTGAGGTTCTTGCCATGCAGATTGCATTATGCCAAGACCAAAAGGTCTTCCATTGGCTTTCTTCACTCCTATTGGTAAGGTAATCATCGGGTAACCAGCTTTGGCGGCTTGCTGATAGGTAATTGACAAACCACTTGGAACCAACAGACCATCTagcttgaaattttcaccAGTGTTAGGATCCGTGTAGTTTAGTGCATGATCAATACCTTCATCTCTGGAAGTCctttgaacaaattcaaCAGCTTCCCAGTAAGTCTCATTCTTGATACCTCCCCAACTCAAAGAGTCTAAGAAAGAATCCTGACCGGATGAGAAGGCAGAATTTGTACTATCGTACCCACCTTCGCTGCCAGTGAATTTGTAATTATATGCGACAATGTCTTCCAGAGAGCGAATATTCGTGTTTTCCAGTTCACTCAAGTAGGTTTTGATGTTATTGTAGAAGTCGACTTTTACCACAGTAAATTCACTCTCATTTGCCGATCCCAGGTC
The window above is part of the Saccharomyces kudriavzevii IFO 1802 strain IFO1802 genome assembly, chromosome: 13 genome. Proteins encoded here:
- the SKDI13G4550 gene encoding mannitol dehydrogenase family protein; this translates as MTKQDETKTTSLNAKTLKSFQSALPIPTYNREGVKQGIVHLGVGAFHRSHLAVFMHRLMQDHNLKDWSICGVGLMKADAAMRDAMKAQDCLYTVVERGIKDANAYVVGSITAYMYAPDDPRAVIEKMASPDTHIVSLTVTENGYYHSEATNSLMADAPEIVNDLNHPEKPDTLYGYLYEALLLRYKKGLTPFTIMSCDNMPQNGVTVKTMLVAFAKLKKDEKFAAWIEDKVTSPNSMVDRVTPRCTDKERKYVADTWGIKDLCPVVAEPFIQWVLEDNFSDGRPPWELVGVQVVKDVDSYELMKLRLLNGGHSAMGYLGYLAGYTYIHEVVNDPTINKYIRVLMHEEVIPLLPKVPGVDFEEYTASVLERFSNPAIQDTVARICLMGSGKMPKYVLPSIYEQLRKPNGKYKLLAVCVAGWFRYLTGVDMNGKPFEIEDPMAPILKAAAVKGGRDPHELLNIEVLFSPEIRENKAFVAQLTHSLETVYDKGPLAAVNEILDQV